In the Sarcophilus harrisii chromosome 3, mSarHar1.11, whole genome shotgun sequence genome, one interval contains:
- the SUPT5H gene encoding transcription elongation factor SPT5 isoform X1, with amino-acid sequence MSDSDDSNFSEEEEEDSERSSEEAEEVEQVEEERRSVAGSEKEEEPEEEEEEEEEEEYDEEEEEEDDDRPPKKPRHGGFILDEADVDDEYEDEDQWEDGAEDILEKEEIEASNIDNVVLDEDRSGARRLQNLWRDQREEELGEYYMKKYAKSSVGETVYGGSDELSDDITQQQLLPGVKDPNLWTVKCKIGEERATAIALMRKFIAYQFTDTPLQIKSVVAPEHVKGYIYVEAYKQTHVKQAIEGVGNLRLGYWNQQMVPIKEMTDVLKVVKEVTNLKPKSWVRLKRGIYKDDIAQVDYVEPSQNTISLKMIPRIDYDRIKARMSLKDWFAKRKKFKRPPQRLFDAEKIRSLGGDVASDGDFLIFEGNRYSRKGFLFKSFAMSAVITEGVKPTLSELEKFEDQPEGIDLEVVTESTGKEREHNFQPGDNVEVCEGELINLQGKILSVDGNKITIMPKHEDLKDMLEFPAQELRKYFKMGDHVKVIAGRFEGDTGLIVRVEENFVILFSDLTMHELKVLPRDLQLCSETASGVDVGGQHEWGELVQLDPQTVGVIVRLERETFQVLNMYGKVVTVRHQAVTRKKDNRFAVALDSEQNNIHVKDIVKVIDGPHSGREGEIRHLFRGFAFLHCKKLVENGGMFVCKTRHLVLAGGSKPRDVTNFTVGGFAPMSPRISSPMHPSAGGQRGGFGSAGGGGMSRGRGRRDNDLIGQTVRISQGPYKGYIGVVKDATESTARVELHSTCQTISVDRQRLTTVGSRRPGGMTSAYGRTPMYGSQTPMYVQGSRTPMYSSQTPLHDGSRTPHYGSQTPLHDGSRTPAQSGAWDPNNPNTPSRAEEEYEYAFDDEPTPSPQAYGGTPNPQTPGYPDPSSPQVNAQYNPQTPGTPAMYNTDQFSPYAAPSPQGSYQPSPQSYHQVAPSPAGYQNTHSPASYHPTPSPMAYQASPSPSPVGYSPMTPGAPSPGGYNPHTPGSGIEQNSSDWVTTDIQVKVRDTYLDSQVVGQTGVIRSVTGGMCSVYLKDSEKVVSISSEHLEPITPTKSNKVKVILGEDREATGDLLSIDGEDGIVRMDLDEQLKILNLRFLGKLLEA; translated from the exons ATGTCTGACAGTGATGACAGCAACTTCtccgaggaggaggaggaggacagtgAGCGGAGCAGCGAGGAGGCGGAGGAGGTGGAG CAGGTAGAGGAGGAGCGACGGAGTGTGGCAGGCAGTGAAAAGGAGGAGGAgcctgaggaggaggaggaagaggaagaagaggaggagtatgatgaagaggaggaggaagaagatgatgaCCGTCCCCCTAAAAAGCCAAGACATGGGGGTTTCATCCTGGATGAAGCTG ATGTGGATGATGAATATGAAGATGAAGACCAGTGGGAAGATGGAGCGGAGGACATTCTAGAGAAAG AAGAGATTGAAG CATCCAACATTGACAATGTCGTTCTGGACGAGGACCGCTCTGGGGCCCGGCGCCTTCAGAATCTCTGGAG GGACCAGCGAGAGGAGGAACTGGGCGAGTATTACATGAAGAAATATGCTAAATCATCTGTGGGAGAAAC TGTGTATGGAGGATCGGATGAACTCTCAGATGACATCACTCAACAGCAGCTGCTGCCTGGGGTCAA ggACCCCAATTTGTGGACTGTGAAATGTAAG attgGGGAGGAACGAGCCACGGCGATTGCCCTCATGAGAAAGTTCATTGCCTACCAGTTCACAGACACA CCATTGCAGATCAAGTCAGTGGTGGCTCCAGAACATGTCAAGGGTTACATCTATGTGGAAGCCTATAAGCAGACGCACGTGAAGCAGGCCATCGAGGGGGTGGGCAACCTGCGCCTGGGCTACTGGAACCAGCAGATGGTGCCCATCAAGGAAATGACGGACGTGCTCAAGGTGGTCAAGGAGGTCACCAACCTCAAACCCAAGTCCTGGGTCCGCCTCAAGAGGGGCATCTACAAAGACGACATCGCCCAG GTGGATTACGTAGAGCCCAGCCAGAATACCATCTCCCTCAAGATGATTCCTCGCATTGACTATGATCGCATCAAAGCCCGAATGAGTCTG AAAGACTGGTTTGCCAAGAGGAAGAAGTTCAAGAGACCCCCACAGCGATTGTTTGATGCTGAAAAAATACG TTCCTTGGGAGGAGACGTGGCTTCTGATGGAGATTTTCTGATCTTTGAGGGGAACCGCTACAGTCGAAAAGGCTTCTTGTTCAAAAGCTTCGCGATGTCAGCAGTG ATCACAGAGGGTGTGAAGCCCACgctgtcagagctggaaaagtTTGAGGACCAGCCAGAGGGAATTGACCTGGAGGTGGTGACTGAGAGCACAG GGAAGGAACGAGAGCACAACTTCCAGCCCGGGGACAACGTGGAGGTGTGCGAAGGTGAGCTGATCAACCTCCAGGGCAAGATCCTGAGTGTGGACGGTAACAAGATCACCATCATGCCCAAGCACGAGGACCTGAAG GATATGCTCGAGTTCCCAGCCCAGGAGCTGCGGAAATACTTCAAGATGGGGGACCACGTGAAAGTGATTGCTGGGAGATTCGAGGGCGACACGGGCCTCATTGTGCGTGTTGAGGAGAACTTTGTGATCCTCTTCTCTGACCTCACCATGCACGAG CTGAAAGTGCTTCCCAGGGACCTGCAGCTCTGTTCTGAGACGGCCTCAGGCGTGGATGTGGGGGGCCAGCACGAGTGGGGCGAGCTGGTGCAGCTGGATCCCCAGACCGTGGGAGTCATCGTTCGGCTGGAGCGGGAGACTTTCCAG GTCCTAAACATGTATGGAAAAGTGGTGACGGTGCGGCACCAGGCAGTGACTCGCAAGAAGGACAACCGCTTCGCCGTGGCCTTGGACTCGGAGCAGAATAACATCCACGTCAAAGACATCGTGAAGGTCATCGACGGCCCCCATTCG GGCAGAGAAGGAGAGATCAGGCATCTGTTCCGGGgatttgcatttctccactgCAAGAAGCTGGTGGAAAACGGTGGCATGTTCGTCTGCAAGACCCGCCACTTGGTGTTGGCAGGAGGCTCCAAG CCTAGAGATGTCACCAACTTCACCGTGGGGGGCTTTGCTCCGATGAGCCCTCGGATCAGCAGTCCTATGCACCCTAGTGCTGGAG GTCAGCGGGGAGGATTTGGCAGCGCCGGCGGTGGGGGGATGAGCCGTGGCCGTGGCCGGAGAGATAACGACCTGATAGGACAGACTGTGCGCATCTCTCAGGGGCCTTATAAAG GCTACATTGGGGTGGTGAAGGACGCCACCGAGTCTACAGCCCGAGTAGAGCTTCACTCGACCTGCCAGACCATCTCTGTGGATCGCCAGCGGCTCACCACTGT TGGCTCCAGGCGTCCAGGGGGCATGACTTCCGCCTATGGACGGACCCCGATGTATGGCTCTCAGACACCCATGTATGTCCAAGGCTCCCGGACCCCCATGTACAGTTCACAGACCCCTCTGCATGATG GCAGCCGCACTCCGCATTACGGTTCCCAGACACCCCTTCACGATGGCAGCCGCACGCCAGCCCAGAGCGGTGCTTGGGACCCCAACAACCCCAACACGCCATCCAG GGCAGAGGAAGAGTATGAGTATGCCTTTGATGATGAGCCCACGCCATCCCCCCAGGCCTATGGTGGGACCCCCAACCCACAGACACCAGGCTATCCAGACCCCTCATCCCCACAGGTCAATGCGCAGTATAACCCCCAGACTCCTGGAACCCCCGCCAT GTACAACACAGACCAGTTCTCACCCTATGCAGCTCCCTCACCACAAGGCTCCTACCAGCCCAGCCCCCAGAGTTACCATCAGGTGGCACCGAGTCCTGCTGGCTACCAGAACACCCACTCACCGGCCAGCTACCACCCCACACCCTCGCCCATGGCGTACCAG gCTAGTCCTAGCCCTAGTCCAGTGGGCTACAGTCCGATGACCCCTGGGGCTCCATCCCCTGGTGGCTACAACCCTCACACACCAGGCTCTGGTATTGAGCAGAACTCCAGTGACTGGGTGACCACAGACATCCAGGTGAAGGTCCGAGACACCTACTTGGACAGCCAGGTGGTGGGACAGACGGGCGTCATCCGCAGCGTCACG GGTGGCATGTGCTCCGTGTATTTGAAAGACAGTGAGAAGGTGGTCAGCATCTCTAGTGAACACCTGGAGCCCATCACTCCTACCAAGAGCAACAAG GTGAAGGTGATCTTGGGAGAGGACCGGGAAGCCACCGGCGACCTGCTGAGCATTGACGGGGAGGACGGGATCGTGCGCATGGACCTGGACGAGCAGCTCAAGATCCTCAATCTGCGCTTCCTGGGGAAGCTCCTGGAAGCCTAG